From one Aeropyrum camini SY1 = JCM 12091 genomic stretch:
- the yciH gene encoding stress response translation initiation inhibitor YciH: protein MDESLCGGLPPEICEQLSVEEQIIKIRLEKRRFGREVTIIEGINEKEFNLKKLASTLKSRLATGGTAKNGRIELQGDHRHRVKKILVELGFPEENITIID, encoded by the coding sequence ATGGACGAGTCTCTATGTGGAGGTCTCCCTCCGGAGATCTGCGAGCAGCTATCCGTAGAGGAGCAGATCATAAAGATAAGGCTGGAGAAAAGGCGGTTCGGAAGGGAGGTAACTATCATAGAAGGCATAAACGAGAAGGAGTTCAACCTTAAAAAACTGGCTTCAACCCTCAAGAGCAGACTCGCAACAGGAGGCACGGCTAAGAACGGGCGCATAGAGCTCCAAGGGGACCATAGGCATAGGGTGAAGAAGATACTCGTCGAGCTGGGCTTCCCAGAGGAGAATATAACGATAATAGACTAG
- a CDS encoding carbohydrate ABC transporter permease, protein MPLFSLLQDSRVKAWLLLSPTILYLTVFIAYPIVDSFRIAFVKNGSLSFDAVDFLLYSPLSEFWSALKYTFLLAILVIPTETLLALTAVILLFKRFRGRDAVIYVLVMPLALSDLAAGLIWYSMLTGKGFLNKLLLNLGLISEPIIFFGYENRWLTFLAVYLAEVWRSTAIVFVILFAGAQLINREVFEAAEVFGASFYVKLRHILIPMIKPSLQAALLIRTLFAFQVFAVVWILAGRDIPVLAGEAYYSIVELHKYDVAALYAIVIALLSASIGLIYIRVFRETLLR, encoded by the coding sequence GTGCCGCTGTTCAGCCTTCTCCAGGATAGTAGGGTTAAGGCGTGGCTCCTCCTGTCGCCTACAATACTATACCTAACAGTATTCATAGCCTACCCCATAGTAGACTCCTTCAGGATAGCATTCGTCAAAAACGGGAGTCTGTCTTTCGATGCTGTAGACTTCCTCCTCTACAGCCCCCTGTCCGAGTTCTGGAGCGCCCTAAAGTACACTTTCCTCCTGGCCATCCTCGTCATACCCACGGAGACCCTCCTAGCCTTGACCGCCGTCATACTTCTGTTCAAGCGGTTCAGGGGGAGGGATGCTGTGATTTATGTCCTCGTCATGCCGCTGGCTCTTAGCGACCTGGCAGCGGGGCTGATATGGTATTCTATGCTGACGGGCAAGGGTTTCCTCAACAAGTTGCTCCTCAACCTCGGCCTCATCAGCGAGCCGATAATATTCTTCGGCTATGAGAACAGGTGGCTCACTTTCCTGGCTGTCTACCTGGCGGAGGTGTGGAGGTCCACGGCCATCGTCTTCGTGATACTCTTCGCCGGGGCACAGCTTATAAACAGGGAGGTCTTCGAGGCGGCGGAGGTTTTCGGCGCCAGCTTCTACGTAAAGCTGAGGCACATACTTATCCCCATGATAAAGCCTAGCCTGCAGGCCGCCCTCCTGATAAGGACGCTCTTCGCCTTCCAGGTTTTCGCGGTGGTCTGGATACTGGCCGGCAGGGATATACCGGTGCTGGCGGGGGAGGCATACTACAGTATAGTTGAGCTTCACAAGTATGATGTGGCTGCGCTCTACGCGATAGTGATAGCCCTGCTATCCGCCTCCATAGGCCTTATCTACATCAGGGTGTTCAGGGAGACCCTTCTGAGGTGA
- a CDS encoding ABC transporter ATP-binding protein, translating into MAGVRLEGIVKKFGKTVALKGIDLEIRDGEAVVLLGPSGCGKTTTLRIVAGLERPDEGRVYFDGRDVTRLPPKDRNVAMVFQSYALWPHMRVFDNIAFPLKIKRVPRGEVVRRVRWAAELLEIDHLLDRYPHQLSGGQQQRVAVARAIVTEPEVLLMDESLSNLDAILRIKMRSEIKKLQKRLGVTMIYVTHDQVEAMVIGDRVVVMNFGEIQQVGTPSEVYHRPANTFVATFIGSPQMNILRGRIAGGRLEVLGGVVEGVGLPDGEVLVGVRPEDVKLGRGDLTFEAHVDFVEDLGSDSVVHLKATTGDVVVAKLTEGEPPSPGSRVVAGVYREKIHIFDRERGRALAHGV; encoded by the coding sequence TTGGCGGGCGTGAGGCTCGAGGGGATAGTCAAGAAGTTTGGTAAGACCGTTGCCCTAAAGGGTATAGACCTCGAGATCAGGGACGGAGAAGCGGTTGTTCTCCTAGGCCCAAGCGGCTGCGGGAAGACAACGACGCTCAGGATAGTGGCCGGTCTCGAGAGGCCTGACGAGGGTAGGGTCTACTTCGACGGGAGAGACGTCACTAGGCTGCCGCCGAAGGACCGGAACGTGGCCATGGTTTTCCAGAGCTACGCCCTCTGGCCTCATATGAGGGTGTTCGACAACATAGCCTTCCCCCTGAAGATAAAAAGGGTTCCCAGGGGTGAGGTTGTCAGGCGTGTTAGGTGGGCTGCCGAGCTTCTCGAGATCGACCATCTTCTGGACCGCTACCCCCACCAGCTGAGCGGGGGGCAGCAGCAGAGGGTGGCGGTGGCGAGGGCTATAGTGACGGAGCCCGAGGTCCTCCTCATGGACGAGTCTCTAAGCAACCTAGACGCCATATTGAGGATTAAGATGAGGAGCGAGATAAAGAAGCTGCAGAAGAGGCTTGGCGTGACCATGATCTATGTCACCCACGATCAGGTGGAGGCTATGGTTATAGGGGACAGGGTGGTAGTCATGAACTTCGGCGAGATACAGCAGGTGGGAACCCCCTCAGAGGTGTACCACCGTCCAGCGAACACTTTTGTCGCAACCTTCATAGGGTCGCCCCAGATGAACATCCTGAGGGGCAGGATAGCCGGGGGGAGGCTCGAGGTCCTTGGAGGCGTAGTCGAGGGGGTAGGGCTCCCCGATGGTGAGGTGCTGGTGGGCGTGAGGCCTGAGGACGTGAAGCTAGGTAGGGGGGACCTAACGTTCGAGGCTCATGTAGACTTCGTCGAGGACCTGGGGTCGGACTCCGTTGTCCATCTCAAAGCCACTACGGGCGATGTTGTCGTGGCTAAGCTGACAGAAGGAGAGCCTCCAAGCCCGGGCTCTAGGGTAGTGGCGGGTGTCTACAGGGAGAAAATACATATATTCGACAGGGAGAGGGGGAGGGCTCTGGCCCACGGCGTCTAG
- a CDS encoding cbb3-type cytochrome c oxidase subunit I, with translation MPGERVSYEAEDRFTKITMLVAFLMLPLGGLFGILQLFKRTPGFPDPVSDSTYYTVLTGHGVVLAIVFTTFFIMGISAFVVSRELKTNFSRLALNLSLGLALLGTVLAAVAILSGQAKVLYTFYPPLRANPLFYIGAALLIVGSWVFMVDLFRLVLRFRRENPDLKIPVATYGILTAWVIWLVATPPVALEVLLLLVPMSLFGMEVDVLLARTLFWWFGHPLVYFWLLPAVALWYYAIPRVLGVPLFSETMAKVAYILYMIASTPVGLHHQFVDPGIGPFFKLVHTLTTFVVATPSMLTAFNILATLERAGRMRGGRGLVGWVFKLPWGSLAFSGLMLPIVLFANGGITGVINASFQLNTVVHNTTWIVGHFHTTVGGASALTFIAAMLLLAREMMNREIVAPWLAVAAFYMWTVGQYLFSIGYYVAGVMGAPRRTSELLYGGLAPAEWAPWLQLGAIGGMTFWIAGVILVGLIAATLLFGKKTAVPKDERVLAFDSTTPDKIENGKYILEEVRFWIVVTVALAILGYIGPLYEIFARGLVPVGPVPP, from the coding sequence GTGCCTGGCGAGAGAGTCTCCTACGAGGCCGAGGACAGGTTTACTAAGATCACAATGCTTGTAGCCTTCTTGATGCTCCCCTTAGGTGGCCTGTTCGGGATCCTACAGCTGTTTAAGAGGACACCGGGCTTCCCCGACCCGGTAAGCGACTCCACATACTACACTGTCCTCACCGGACACGGAGTAGTCCTGGCTATAGTGTTTACTACCTTCTTCATAATGGGCATATCAGCTTTCGTAGTATCGAGAGAGCTCAAGACCAACTTCAGCAGGCTAGCACTAAACCTCTCCCTAGGTCTGGCACTGCTGGGCACTGTACTTGCGGCAGTAGCCATACTCTCGGGGCAGGCAAAGGTCCTCTACACCTTCTACCCGCCCCTCAGGGCCAACCCCCTCTTCTACATAGGGGCGGCACTCCTCATAGTGGGCTCCTGGGTATTCATGGTAGACCTCTTTCGCCTCGTGCTGAGGTTTAGGAGGGAAAACCCCGACCTTAAGATCCCCGTGGCGACTTACGGCATCCTCACTGCCTGGGTTATATGGCTTGTGGCAACACCGCCTGTAGCCCTCGAGGTCCTCCTACTCCTAGTCCCCATGTCCCTCTTCGGTATGGAGGTGGATGTGCTCCTCGCCCGAACCCTGTTCTGGTGGTTCGGTCACCCACTGGTTTACTTCTGGCTGCTTCCAGCTGTGGCTCTATGGTACTACGCCATACCTAGGGTGCTGGGAGTTCCGCTTTTCAGCGAGACCATGGCCAAGGTGGCGTATATACTGTACATGATAGCCTCTACACCCGTCGGCCTCCACCACCAGTTCGTAGACCCGGGCATAGGACCGTTCTTCAAGCTAGTTCACACGCTAACAACGTTCGTGGTAGCAACGCCTAGCATGCTAACCGCCTTCAACATACTCGCCACCCTAGAGAGGGCTGGCAGGATGAGGGGCGGCAGGGGCCTAGTAGGCTGGGTATTCAAGCTGCCCTGGGGCAGCCTAGCTTTCTCAGGGCTGATGCTCCCAATAGTGCTGTTTGCGAACGGCGGCATAACTGGGGTGATAAACGCGAGCTTCCAGCTCAACACAGTTGTCCACAACACCACGTGGATCGTCGGGCACTTCCACACCACCGTGGGCGGGGCCTCCGCACTCACGTTCATAGCCGCTATGCTACTGCTGGCTAGGGAGATGATGAACAGGGAGATAGTGGCGCCTTGGCTTGCTGTGGCGGCCTTCTACATGTGGACCGTTGGCCAGTACCTGTTTAGCATAGGCTACTACGTGGCAGGAGTCATGGGGGCTCCACGAAGAACCTCGGAGCTACTATATGGAGGCCTGGCACCCGCAGAGTGGGCTCCATGGCTACAGCTGGGCGCCATAGGCGGTATGACATTCTGGATAGCCGGAGTGATACTCGTGGGCCTTATAGCTGCGACCCTACTATTCGGCAAGAAGACAGCCGTCCCCAAGGATGAGAGGGTGTTGGCCTTCGACAGCACCACCCCTGATAAGATAGAGAACGGCAAGTATATTCTAGAGGAGGTTAGGTTCTGGATAGTTGTTACAGTAGCTCTAGCGATCCTAGGCTATATAGGCCCGCTCTACGAGATCTTCGCGAGAGGACTTGTGCCCGTGGGGCCCGTACCACCCTGA
- a CDS encoding DNA-directed RNA polymerase: MAEDIWGVEEELVEEEPRQGQVVYVCIRCGAQYTIDELIQAGLGYVCQRCSSRIFVKPRGAGGKVKPKRVYAV; encoded by the coding sequence GTGGCCGAGGACATTTGGGGTGTTGAAGAGGAGCTTGTAGAGGAGGAGCCGCGGCAGGGGCAGGTTGTTTATGTGTGTATACGGTGCGGTGCCCAATATACTATAGACGAGCTGATCCAGGCTGGCCTGGGCTATGTATGCCAGAGGTGCAGCAGCAGGATCTTCGTAAAGCCGCGGGGAGCGGGGGGGAAGGTTAAGCCCAAGAGAGTCTACGCCGTCTAA
- a CDS encoding DUF1122 family protein, whose product MRLRASISQGRFSGEFFLAVRVEGGGGLLELCNSLAFCGRGFYRPWIEIYNVSPSLPTIGFSSTAGSPVEAVLLDLAAEALGPAEPLYVEYAWDSETLYQIQRGAPAPASRLGFELWRRGFRWFKVWYHPEGFMEGGEKIQAEKPLGRDHEERLVGEVRRELEGFVRMWRGSSNEFMARAVERALAILDGLR is encoded by the coding sequence GTGAGGCTAAGGGCGTCCATATCCCAAGGCAGGTTCTCGGGAGAGTTCTTTCTAGCTGTTAGAGTTGAGGGCGGCGGCGGGCTTCTTGAACTATGTAACTCTCTAGCTTTCTGCGGAAGAGGCTTCTATAGGCCTTGGATAGAGATCTACAACGTATCGCCCAGCCTCCCCACTATAGGCTTCTCGTCTACAGCGGGCTCTCCTGTTGAGGCGGTGCTTCTAGACCTGGCGGCCGAGGCTCTGGGGCCTGCTGAGCCCCTTTACGTCGAGTATGCTTGGGATAGCGAGACGCTCTACCAGATCCAGCGGGGTGCTCCAGCCCCGGCGTCTAGGCTGGGCTTCGAGCTGTGGAGGAGGGGGTTCCGGTGGTTCAAGGTCTGGTACCATCCGGAGGGGTTTATGGAGGGTGGGGAGAAGATCCAGGCGGAGAAGCCGCTCGGCCGGGATCATGAGGAGAGGCTGGTGGGAGAGGTTAGGAGGGAGTTGGAAGGGTTCGTCAGGATGTGGAGGGGTTCGAGCAACGAATTTATGGCGAGGGCTGTTGAAAGGGCTCTGGCTATTTTAGATGGGCTTCGCTGA
- a CDS encoding NAD(P)/FAD-dependent oxidoreductase, translating into MAVVGGGFAGLVFARELASLGLTIELYEEHGRVGMPEHCTGIVSGRTVDIIGREARETILDSYNSLEIRFRGRTIALLDVGGVYRLDRVRLEDLLLESLRSLGGRVLLRTRVESVGSDGAVRTNGGEARYDAVILADGVHGSLHRRLGIGYMGSHHYGLNILVPGGGESAIMVDFRLEGGVAFSWEVPSSRGFSVAGAMGTLEGVKRYYESLGTRALKVYGGRIPAGPPAEMLWEGRVFVVGDAGGLVKPLSGGGLYPNAKAAKLAASFIRRGLDVVDALAGSLSIVSDELRAQYAVARLVYGTRVLESISRAIGDTPLRLKLDYDTHHQLLLSTLAQAGPLPSLKLIAAALKGGGVEAPLSLLKILYHSTVSTYRRLAAFTLSKV; encoded by the coding sequence GTGGCTGTAGTAGGCGGCGGGTTTGCCGGGCTAGTGTTCGCCAGGGAGCTGGCTTCACTAGGGTTGACAATAGAGCTTTATGAGGAGCACGGTAGAGTCGGGATGCCGGAGCACTGTACCGGCATTGTTTCGGGAAGAACCGTAGACATCATAGGCAGGGAAGCGCGTGAGACGATACTAGACTCTTACAATAGCCTCGAGATACGCTTCCGGGGGAGGACCATAGCTCTGCTGGACGTGGGAGGCGTTTATAGGCTTGACAGGGTTAGGCTCGAGGACCTCCTCCTCGAGTCCCTGAGATCCCTAGGCGGAAGGGTGCTCCTCAGGACGAGGGTTGAGAGCGTTGGCTCCGATGGCGCTGTGAGGACGAACGGCGGTGAGGCCCGTTACGACGCTGTGATACTGGCCGACGGCGTCCACGGGAGTCTTCACAGGAGGCTGGGTATTGGTTATATGGGGAGCCACCACTACGGGCTGAACATACTAGTCCCCGGGGGTGGAGAAAGCGCCATTATGGTAGACTTCAGGCTCGAAGGGGGAGTGGCCTTCTCCTGGGAAGTACCCTCGTCGAGAGGCTTTTCGGTGGCGGGAGCCATGGGCACCCTTGAAGGCGTTAAAAGGTACTATGAGAGCCTCGGGACAAGAGCCCTCAAGGTATACGGCGGCAGAATACCCGCGGGCCCGCCGGCCGAGATGCTTTGGGAGGGGCGGGTTTTTGTAGTGGGGGATGCTGGCGGTCTGGTGAAACCCTTGAGCGGCGGCGGGCTGTACCCCAACGCCAAGGCTGCTAAGCTAGCGGCCAGCTTCATTAGGCGGGGGCTTGACGTGGTGGACGCCCTAGCAGGATCGCTCTCCATAGTGTCAGACGAGCTACGTGCCCAGTACGCTGTGGCTAGGCTAGTTTATGGCACCAGGGTTCTAGAGAGCATCTCCAGGGCCATAGGAGACACACCCCTAAGGCTTAAGCTCGACTATGATACGCACCACCAGCTCCTCCTCTCAACGCTCGCACAGGCTGGACCCCTACCCTCTCTCAAGCTGATAGCGGCTGCCCTAAAGGGCGGTGGTGTAGAGGCCCCCCTCTCCCTCCTAAAGATTCTCTACCACTCTACAGTGTCTACGTACAGGCGGCTAGCCGCATTCACACTCTCCAAAGTGTAA
- the speB gene encoding agmatinase, with translation MEGGPRARDLYLQRPPEPVFGIQRSREESLFSVVGVPFDSTSSYRPGQRFAPREIRLASLELESNGYYVEGDIDRVPIADEGDVAAVPGSALLTLERVARVVEDLAREGKVPVVLGGEHLVTLGVLRGLAAAGLRPCVIVLDAHFDLRNDYLGERFSHATVFRRTVEELGLKLLYIGVRAYEKSEEVLASESGLIEYVPMGRLDIIGVEGAVLAARRFAGGCDRIYISIDMDFYDPAYAPGVGNPEPGGASSREGLALASQLGDRRVCGVDVVEVSPPYDPGGVTSILAAKTLQELLLSAWLRMGRDG, from the coding sequence GTGGAGGGCGGCCCAAGGGCGAGGGACCTATACCTCCAGAGGCCCCCGGAGCCCGTGTTCGGCATCCAGAGGAGCAGGGAGGAGAGCTTGTTCAGCGTCGTGGGCGTGCCCTTCGACTCCACATCATCGTACAGGCCCGGCCAGAGGTTCGCCCCCCGGGAGATCAGGCTGGCTTCCCTGGAGCTGGAGTCCAACGGCTACTACGTCGAGGGCGATATAGACAGGGTTCCGATAGCCGATGAGGGCGACGTGGCGGCTGTCCCCGGTAGCGCCCTGCTAACCCTCGAGAGGGTTGCGAGGGTTGTCGAGGACCTGGCTCGAGAGGGTAAGGTGCCTGTGGTCCTGGGCGGCGAGCACCTGGTAACCCTTGGCGTCCTAAGGGGCCTGGCTGCAGCGGGCTTGAGGCCCTGCGTTATCGTCCTAGACGCCCACTTCGACCTTAGAAACGACTATCTCGGGGAGAGGTTCAGCCACGCGACAGTCTTCAGGAGGACGGTGGAGGAGCTCGGACTCAAACTCCTCTACATAGGTGTTAGGGCGTATGAGAAGAGCGAGGAGGTCCTCGCCTCGGAGTCAGGCCTCATAGAGTATGTACCTATGGGGCGGCTCGACATCATAGGCGTGGAGGGAGCGGTCCTCGCGGCCCGCCGGTTCGCAGGAGGCTGCGACAGGATATACATCAGCATAGACATGGACTTCTACGACCCTGCCTATGCGCCCGGCGTCGGCAACCCCGAGCCCGGCGGGGCCAGCAGTAGGGAGGGCTTAGCGCTGGCTTCACAGCTGGGCGACAGGAGGGTTTGTGGTGTTGACGTTGTGGAGGTTTCTCCCCCCTACGACCCAGGCGGGGTTACCTCGATCCTGGCGGCGAAAACCCTGCAGGAGCTCCTCCTCTCAGCGTGGCTTAGGATGGGGAGGGACGGCTAG
- a CDS encoding ABC transporter substrate-binding protein: MSSRRSFRRGEATSRYLLVGAAIVVVIILLALGYYFYSQGGAETTTSPEATGEAGTATETTSPAATETTTEKVTLIWASTQLVPPTEQQFVKEELLPPFTQETGIDVEFIGMSYGDLNVRLQSEIESGKVTISLIADLHGGLDLYASKGWLEDLSKFGSLEGREFPQVLEDYSRLYGIKAYVPWLTATYVFVVNKEAFKYLPPGLTEEDVMTGSEKWTYDALLEWAKNIEAATGQKPLGFPAGPKGLFHRFLHGYLYPSFTGAQVKNFDSPEAVQMWNYLKELWNYVHPQSTVYEAMAAPLLNGEVLIAWDHTARIKDAIVQKPDQFVVVPAPAGPKGRGYILVIVGLAIPKNAPHQEAAWKLIEYLTRPDVQRLILEKVGFFPAVSGVAEKLPEGPLKILAQGVGNQLNTPDSLVALIPSLGEKGGDFSNTYREAFKAIVLEGKDPQQVLPELKQYLLSLFQQAGASLPPPDE; this comes from the coding sequence GTGTCCTCCAGGAGGTCCTTTAGGAGGGGTGAGGCTACGTCGCGATACCTCCTGGTCGGGGCTGCTATTGTAGTCGTCATAATCCTGCTGGCGCTGGGCTACTACTTCTACTCGCAGGGAGGGGCCGAGACTACTACATCGCCTGAGGCCACCGGAGAAGCGGGGACGGCTACGGAGACTACATCGCCGGCTGCCACAGAGACCACGACCGAGAAGGTCACCCTTATATGGGCTAGCACCCAGCTTGTTCCGCCCACCGAGCAGCAGTTCGTGAAGGAGGAGCTACTCCCGCCCTTCACCCAGGAGACCGGGATTGATGTCGAGTTCATAGGCATGAGCTATGGCGACCTGAATGTCAGGCTCCAGAGCGAGATAGAGAGTGGTAAGGTTACTATAAGCCTCATAGCCGACCTCCACGGTGGCCTAGACCTCTACGCCAGCAAGGGGTGGCTCGAGGACCTCAGCAAGTTCGGATCCCTAGAGGGGAGGGAGTTCCCACAGGTTCTGGAGGACTATAGCAGGCTCTACGGTATAAAGGCCTACGTGCCCTGGCTAACCGCTACTTACGTCTTCGTCGTTAACAAGGAGGCATTCAAGTACCTCCCTCCGGGCCTGACAGAGGAGGACGTTATGACGGGCAGCGAGAAGTGGACCTACGACGCGCTGCTTGAGTGGGCTAAGAACATAGAGGCGGCCACGGGCCAGAAGCCCCTTGGATTCCCAGCAGGGCCTAAAGGGCTCTTCCACAGGTTCCTCCACGGCTACCTCTACCCAAGCTTCACGGGGGCCCAGGTTAAGAACTTCGACTCCCCCGAGGCCGTCCAGATGTGGAACTACCTTAAGGAGCTGTGGAACTACGTGCACCCGCAGAGCACGGTATACGAGGCGATGGCTGCTCCCCTCCTCAACGGCGAGGTCCTCATAGCCTGGGATCACACCGCCAGGATAAAGGACGCTATAGTCCAGAAGCCTGATCAGTTCGTGGTGGTGCCCGCCCCGGCAGGCCCAAAGGGTAGGGGCTACATACTGGTCATAGTAGGCCTCGCCATACCCAAGAACGCTCCACACCAGGAAGCAGCCTGGAAGCTCATAGAGTATCTCACGAGGCCCGATGTGCAGCGTCTTATACTGGAGAAGGTCGGCTTCTTCCCCGCGGTTAGCGGCGTGGCCGAAAAGCTGCCTGAAGGCCCGCTTAAGATACTCGCACAGGGAGTGGGTAACCAGCTGAACACGCCAGACTCGCTGGTGGCATTGATACCCAGCCTGGGCGAGAAGGGAGGAGACTTCAGCAACACCTACAGGGAGGCCTTCAAGGCTATAGTGCTAGAAGGTAAGGATCCCCAGCAGGTGCTGCCAGAGCTGAAGCAGTATTTGCTAAGCCTGTTCCAGCAGGCCGGGGCTAGCCTGCCGCCGCCAGACGAGTAG
- a CDS encoding carbohydrate ABC transporter permease: MGDIARYAFLAVLVSWILVPLGISIVYAFTPLDVYYSDAILSTTFTLDHVRTLWVLGAGEAFLRSVAVGAMTVGISFLLGLPGGYALARYVFPGRDAVKLAIIATRMFPIIVISVSLLKTFFALGLNDTLVGLALAHTAMALPFVVIITGSIFGGIPRELEEAGMIFGLSSFMVFLRITLPLAAPGLAAAGMFTFLLSWNEVFMASVLTLVNRTLPAFILNSAFATPIEPIRFAAAFMLILPALVFMFLARRYLVTMWAMAAR; this comes from the coding sequence ATGGGCGACATAGCGAGGTACGCGTTCCTCGCAGTCCTAGTATCCTGGATCCTAGTGCCCCTAGGCATCTCCATAGTCTACGCCTTCACACCCCTAGACGTGTACTACTCCGACGCGATCCTATCAACCACGTTCACCCTAGACCATGTGAGGACACTCTGGGTCCTGGGAGCTGGGGAGGCTTTCCTGAGGAGCGTTGCCGTGGGGGCTATGACCGTGGGTATAAGCTTCCTACTAGGCCTCCCAGGGGGTTACGCTCTCGCTAGATACGTCTTCCCTGGGAGGGATGCTGTCAAGCTTGCTATAATAGCAACCAGGATGTTCCCGATAATAGTGATATCCGTCTCCCTCCTCAAAACGTTCTTCGCCCTAGGCCTCAACGACACGCTGGTCGGCCTCGCCCTAGCCCACACAGCTATGGCCCTTCCCTTCGTAGTCATTATAACGGGCTCTATATTCGGTGGCATCCCGCGGGAGCTGGAGGAGGCGGGCATGATATTCGGCCTTTCAAGCTTTATGGTGTTCCTAAGGATAACACTGCCCCTGGCGGCGCCGGGGCTGGCGGCGGCGGGCATGTTCACCTTCCTCCTCTCCTGGAACGAGGTATTCATGGCCTCGGTATTGACGCTTGTCAACAGGACCCTGCCAGCCTTCATACTCAACAGCGCCTTCGCGACTCCCATAGAGCCTATAAGGTTCGCCGCCGCCTTCATGCTCATACTGCCAGCCCTGGTATTCATGTTCCTGGCTCGGCGCTACCTCGTTACCATGTGGGCGATGGCGGCGAGGTGA